From Rhinatrema bivittatum chromosome 5, aRhiBiv1.1, whole genome shotgun sequence, the proteins below share one genomic window:
- the LOC115091798 gene encoding putative olfactory receptor 52P1, translating to MPAESRTAFSFNNSINPSTFILIGIPGLEEIHIWISIPLCSMYILTLVGNCTILFIITTEQSFHKPMYLFLSMLSIIDLIASTSTMPKILCLFWFNSREINFDACLVQMFFIHSFSIMESTVLLAMAFDRYIAICNPLRYTSILTNPRIAKIGMIAIIRGSVLMTPCPFLIKRLSYCGTNVISHTYCEHMAIVKIACTDTTINRAYGLFVALVVIGLDVLFITLSYFMIVRTVLSLSSKEARVKAFGTCGSHICVILISYVPALFSFFTHRFGQNVAPQVHIILANIYLFIPPMVNPIVYGVKTKEICHRVLRIFYQKH from the coding sequence ATGCCAGCTGAGAGTCGTACTGCATTTTCTTTCAACAATTCCATTAATCCTTCAACATTCATCCTGATCGGCATTCCAGGGCTGGAAGAAATACACATCTGGATTTCGATTCCTCTGTGCTCTATGTACATTTTAACTCTTGTAGGAAATTGTACCATTCTCTTCATTATAACCACAGAGCAAAGCTTCCATAAACCAATGTATCTTTTCCTTTCAATGTTATCCATCATTGATTTGATTGCGTCAACTTCCACCATGCCAAAGATATTATGTCTCTTCTGGTTCAATTCCAGAGAAATCAATTTTGATGCCTGCCTGGTTCAGATGTTCTTTATTCATTCCTTCTCAATCATGGAGTCGACAGTTTTGTTGGCCATGGCTTTTGATCGCTATATTGCAATTTGTAATCCTCTTAGATACACGTCTATCTTAACCAATCCTAGAATAGCAAAGATTGGTATGATAGCTATCATCAGAGGGTCTGTCTTAATGACACCTTGCCCCTTTCTTATTAAGAGGTTGTCTTACTGCGGAACCAATGTTATTTCTCACACCTATTGTGAGCACATGGCCATAGTTAAGATAGCATGCACTGATACAACAATCAACAGAGCATACGGGTTGTTTGTCGCTCTTGTGGTGATTGGATTGGATGTGTTGTTTATTACCTTATCTTACTTTATGATTGTAAGAACGGTCTTAAGTCTGTCTTCCAAAGAAGCACGTGTCAAGGCCTTCGGCACCTGTGGCTCCCACATTTGTGTCATCCTTATTTCCTACGTACctgctcttttctcctttttcactCATAGGTTTGGCCAGAACGTGGCTCCTCAGGTTCACATTATTTTGGCTAACATCTATCTCTTCATTCCACCCATGGTTAATCCCATTGTTTATGGGGTAAAAACAAAGGAGATTTGTCACAGGGTGCTCCGGATCTTCTATCAGAAACACTGA
- the LOC115091652 gene encoding olfactory receptor 52N4-like — translation MLFLNNTQFQPPFFILKGIPGLEDVHIWISIPFSLMYVITVIANCLIFFIIKTEARLHQPMYILLSVLAGIDLALSTSSLPKAIGIFWFKLEEIHFDVCLLQMVLIHGLASIESGILMLMALDRYIAVCNPLRYTAILTNTLLAKMVVIVLMRSAVLVSPVSFLLKRLPFCNSNVIHHTYCEHMSVAKLACADITVNFVYGLSVSLFIGGLDVLLIALSYALILKSVMNLSSKDTRAKAFSTCTAHVCVIAVFYTSSLFSVFIQRFKNKVAPSVHITVANIYLLVPPMVNPIIYGVKTKQIQERILKMICRGKVTSDQKP, via the coding sequence ATGTTGTTTCTCAATAACACCCAATTCCAGCCTCCATTCTTCATCCTGAAGGGTATTCCAGGACTGGAAGATGTGCACATTTGGATCTCCATCCCATTCAGTTTGATGTATGTGATTACAGTTATAGCAAATTGTCTTATCTTCTTTATTATCAAAACCGAAGCACGCCTCCACCAGCCCATGTATATTCTTCTTTCTGTGTTGGCAGGGATTGATCTTGCTTTGTCTACCTCCTCACTTCCAAAGGCAATTGGAATCTTTTGGTTCAAACTTGAGGAAATACATTTCGATGTCTGTCTGTTGCAGATGGTTCTAATTCATGGCCTGGCAAGTATTGAATCTGGAATCCTGATGCTAATGGCCTTAGATCGCTACATTGCAGTGTGCAACCCCCTGAGATACACGGCTATCCTAACCAACACACTCTTAGCAAAAATGGTGGTCATCGTTTTAATGAGAAGTGCAGTGCTTGTTTCTCCAGTTTCCTTCCTTCTCAAAAGACTGCCATTCTGTAACAGCAACGTCATTCATCACACGTACTGTGAGCACATGTCTGTAGCAAAGCTGGCCTGTGCAGATATTACAGTCAACTTTGTGTATGGGTTGAGCGTGTCTCTGTTCATAGGTGGGCTCGACGTGCTGCTTATCGCTTTGTCTTATGCACTGATACTTAAATCTGTCATGAACCTCTCTTCGAAGGATACCCGGGCAAAGGCTTTTAGCACCTGCACTGCCCACGTCTGCGTGATTGCTGTCTTTTACACGTCATCTCTCTTCTCCGTTTTTATACAGAGGTTTAAGAACAAGGTGGCCCCTTCTGTTCACATTACTGTGGCCAATATCTACCTCCTTGTCCCCCCCATGGTAAATCCCATCATCTATGGGGTGAAGACAAAGCAGATCCAGGAGAGGATACTGAAGATGATCTGTCGGGGAAAGGTCACTTCTGATCAGAAACCTTAA